In Flavobacterium sp. N1736, the following are encoded in one genomic region:
- a CDS encoding TetR/AcrR family transcriptional regulator: MTTKESIIEKADQYIRNKGYNAFSFKDISNDIGIKTASIHYHFPTKSDLGVATIKEHIERVETLKIEVANKSPLIKLEAFLAVQEQIKKEGKVCLVGSLATDLNTLDDTIKTELQLFANIVLTWVTEILTEGKELKIFDFQMPSRTKALMIITNMIAIVQLSRLTNQNDFDVVKQTILEELKPKK, translated from the coding sequence ATGACTACAAAAGAATCAATTATAGAAAAAGCAGATCAATATATTAGAAACAAAGGCTATAATGCCTTTAGTTTTAAAGATATTTCGAATGATATTGGCATCAAAACAGCGTCAATTCATTATCATTTTCCAACAAAATCAGATCTTGGCGTTGCTACAATCAAAGAACATATCGAACGCGTTGAAACTTTAAAAATAGAAGTTGCCAATAAATCTCCGCTAATTAAACTTGAAGCTTTTTTAGCCGTTCAGGAACAAATTAAAAAGGAAGGAAAAGTTTGCCTTGTTGGTTCATTAGCAACAGATTTAAATACATTGGACGATACCATAAAAACAGAATTACAATTATTTGCCAACATTGTCCTTACTTGGGTAACCGAAATTTTGACAGAAGGAAAAGAACTCAAAATATTTGATTTTCAAATGCCTTCAAGAACAAAAGCGTTGATGATAATAACGAATATGATTGCAATTGTACAATTATCCAGACTTACAAATCAAAATGATTTTGACGTTGTAAAACAAACAATCCTGGAAGAATTAAAACCTAAAAAATAA